The following proteins are co-located in the Triticum aestivum cultivar Chinese Spring chromosome 1A, IWGSC CS RefSeq v2.1, whole genome shotgun sequence genome:
- the LOC123049582 gene encoding vacuolar protein 8 isoform X2 has protein sequence MSLHSSPAAAGDAPTGTAEELLERARGLVPDALDAARAATGFGGRWKAIAARLEKVPPCLSDLSCHPCFSKNALCRELLQSVAATLAEAAELGVLCREPPKAGKLQMQSDLDALAGKLDLNLRDCALLVKTGVLSDATVPSPPAEAAAAAASQTDVRELLARLQIGHAEAKHRAVEGLLDALREDEKSVLSALGRGNVAALVQLLTATAPKIREKAATVLCLLAESGSCEGLLVSEGALPPLIRLAESGSLVGREKAVITLQRLSMSPEIARAIVGHSGVRPLIEICQTGDSISQSAAAGALKNLSAVPEVRQALAEEGIVRVMISLLDRGVVLGSKEYAAECLQNFTSSNDNLRRAVVSEGALPSLLAYLDGPLPQESAVGALRNLVSAVSPDNLVSLGVLPRLAHVLRDGSVGAQQAAAAAICRISSSPEMKRLVGDHGCMPLLVRLLEAKSSGAREVAAQATATLMSCPANARDVKKDEKSVPNLVQLLDPSPGNTAKKYAISCLLALSASKRCKKLMIAQGAIGYLKKLSEMDVAGAKKLLEKLERGKLRTLFTRK, from the coding sequence ATGAGCTTGCACAGCAGTCCGGCCGCGGCCGGGGACGCGCCGACCGGGACGGCGGAGGAGCTGCTCGAGCGGGCGCGGGGCCTGGTGCCGGACGCGCTGGACGCTGCGCGCGCGGCGACGGGGTTTGGCGGGCGGTGGAAGGCGATCGCGGCGAGGCTGGAGAAGGTGCCGCCGTGCCTGTCCGACCTGTCCTGCCACCCCTGCTTCTCCAAGAACGCGCTCTGCCGGGAGCTGCTGCAGTCCGTTGCCGCCACGCTCGCCGAGGCCGCCGAGCTCGGCGTGCTCTGCCGCGAGCCGCCCAAGGCTGGCAAACTGCAGATGCAGAGCGACCTCGACGCTCTCGCCGGGAAGCTGGACCTCAACCTCCGGGACTGCGCGCTGCTTGTCAAGACTGGTGTTCTGTCAGATGCGACGGTTCCGTCTCCTCCggctgaggcggcggcggcagcggcctcGCAGACGGACGTGCGGGAGCTGCTCGCTAGGCTGCAAATTGGGCACGCCGAGGCGAAGCACCGGGCTGTGGAGGGGCTCCTTGATGCGCTGCGCGAGGACGAGAAGAGCGTGCTGTCGGCGCTCGGCCGTGGCAACGTGGCCGCGCTGGTGCAGCTGCTGACGGCTACGGCGCCCAAGATCAGGGAGAAGGCGGCGACCGTGCTCTGCTTGCTTGCCGAGTCCGGCAGCTGCGAGGGCTTGCTGGTGTCGGAAGGCGCGCTGCCGCCGCTCATCCGGCTGGCGGAGTCCGGCAGCCTTGTTGGCCGGGAGAAGGCCGTCATCACGCTGCAGCGTCTGTCCATGTCGCCCGAGATTGCCCGCGCAATCGTCGGCCACAGCGGCGTCCGCCCACTCATCGAAATCTGCCAGACCGGGGACTCCATCTCGCAATCCGCGGCGGCGGGCGCGCTCAAGAACCTCTCCGCGGTGCCAGAGGTCCGGCAAGCGCTGGCCGAGGAAGGCATCGTGCGCGTCATGATCAGCCTGCTCGACCGCGGCGTCGTGCTGGGCTCCAAGGAGTACGCGGCGGAGTGCCTGCAGAACTTCACGTCGAGCAACGACAACCTGCGGCGCGCCGTGGTGTCCGAGGGCGCGCTGCCCAGCCTGCTCGCCTACCTCGACGGCCCGCTGCCGCAGGAGTCCGCCGTGGGCGCGCTCCGCAACCTCGTCTCCGCCGTCTCGCCGGACAACCTCGTGTCGCTCGGCGTGCTCCCGCGGCTCGCGCACGTGCTCCGCGACGGCTCCGTGGGCGCGCAGCAGGCGGCCGCGGCGGCCATCTGCAGGATCTCCAGCTCCCCGGAGATGAAGAGGCTGGTGGGCGACCACGGGTGCATGCCGCTGCTGGTGCGGCTGCTGGAGGCCAAGTCGAGCGGCGCGCGGGAGGTGGCGGCGCAGGCGACGGCGACGCTGATGAGCTGCCCGGCGAACGCGAGGGACGTGAAGAAGGACGAGAAGAGCGTGCCGAACCTGGTGCAGCTGCTGGACCCGAGCCCGGGGAACACGGCCAAGAAGTACGCCATCTCCTGCCTCCTGGCGCTGTCGGCGAGCAAGCGGTGCAAGAAGCTGATGATCGCGCAGGGCGCCATCGGGTACCTGAAGAAGCTCTCCGAGATGGACGTGGCCGGCGCCAAGAAGCTGCTCGAGAAGCTGGAGCGTGGCAAGCTGCGCACCCTATTCACCAGGAAGTAA
- the LOC123049582 gene encoding vacuolar protein 8 isoform X1, with the protein MIGIFIVATAAAAAALALVGFFALAVGVGRRDGAGASGGTSGGGERTGRRDHEAECCSWCDQEMSLHSSPAAAGDAPTGTAEELLERARGLVPDALDAARAATGFGGRWKAIAARLEKVPPCLSDLSCHPCFSKNALCRELLQSVAATLAEAAELGVLCREPPKAGKLQMQSDLDALAGKLDLNLRDCALLVKTGVLSDATVPSPPAEAAAAAASQTDVRELLARLQIGHAEAKHRAVEGLLDALREDEKSVLSALGRGNVAALVQLLTATAPKIREKAATVLCLLAESGSCEGLLVSEGALPPLIRLAESGSLVGREKAVITLQRLSMSPEIARAIVGHSGVRPLIEICQTGDSISQSAAAGALKNLSAVPEVRQALAEEGIVRVMISLLDRGVVLGSKEYAAECLQNFTSSNDNLRRAVVSEGALPSLLAYLDGPLPQESAVGALRNLVSAVSPDNLVSLGVLPRLAHVLRDGSVGAQQAAAAAICRISSSPEMKRLVGDHGCMPLLVRLLEAKSSGAREVAAQATATLMSCPANARDVKKDEKSVPNLVQLLDPSPGNTAKKYAISCLLALSASKRCKKLMIAQGAIGYLKKLSEMDVAGAKKLLEKLERGKLRTLFTRK; encoded by the coding sequence ATCACGAGGCTGAGTGTTGTAGCTGGTGCGACCAGGAAATGAGCTTGCACAGCAGTCCGGCCGCGGCCGGGGACGCGCCGACCGGGACGGCGGAGGAGCTGCTCGAGCGGGCGCGGGGCCTGGTGCCGGACGCGCTGGACGCTGCGCGCGCGGCGACGGGGTTTGGCGGGCGGTGGAAGGCGATCGCGGCGAGGCTGGAGAAGGTGCCGCCGTGCCTGTCCGACCTGTCCTGCCACCCCTGCTTCTCCAAGAACGCGCTCTGCCGGGAGCTGCTGCAGTCCGTTGCCGCCACGCTCGCCGAGGCCGCCGAGCTCGGCGTGCTCTGCCGCGAGCCGCCCAAGGCTGGCAAACTGCAGATGCAGAGCGACCTCGACGCTCTCGCCGGGAAGCTGGACCTCAACCTCCGGGACTGCGCGCTGCTTGTCAAGACTGGTGTTCTGTCAGATGCGACGGTTCCGTCTCCTCCggctgaggcggcggcggcagcggcctcGCAGACGGACGTGCGGGAGCTGCTCGCTAGGCTGCAAATTGGGCACGCCGAGGCGAAGCACCGGGCTGTGGAGGGGCTCCTTGATGCGCTGCGCGAGGACGAGAAGAGCGTGCTGTCGGCGCTCGGCCGTGGCAACGTGGCCGCGCTGGTGCAGCTGCTGACGGCTACGGCGCCCAAGATCAGGGAGAAGGCGGCGACCGTGCTCTGCTTGCTTGCCGAGTCCGGCAGCTGCGAGGGCTTGCTGGTGTCGGAAGGCGCGCTGCCGCCGCTCATCCGGCTGGCGGAGTCCGGCAGCCTTGTTGGCCGGGAGAAGGCCGTCATCACGCTGCAGCGTCTGTCCATGTCGCCCGAGATTGCCCGCGCAATCGTCGGCCACAGCGGCGTCCGCCCACTCATCGAAATCTGCCAGACCGGGGACTCCATCTCGCAATCCGCGGCGGCGGGCGCGCTCAAGAACCTCTCCGCGGTGCCAGAGGTCCGGCAAGCGCTGGCCGAGGAAGGCATCGTGCGCGTCATGATCAGCCTGCTCGACCGCGGCGTCGTGCTGGGCTCCAAGGAGTACGCGGCGGAGTGCCTGCAGAACTTCACGTCGAGCAACGACAACCTGCGGCGCGCCGTGGTGTCCGAGGGCGCGCTGCCCAGCCTGCTCGCCTACCTCGACGGCCCGCTGCCGCAGGAGTCCGCCGTGGGCGCGCTCCGCAACCTCGTCTCCGCCGTCTCGCCGGACAACCTCGTGTCGCTCGGCGTGCTCCCGCGGCTCGCGCACGTGCTCCGCGACGGCTCCGTGGGCGCGCAGCAGGCGGCCGCGGCGGCCATCTGCAGGATCTCCAGCTCCCCGGAGATGAAGAGGCTGGTGGGCGACCACGGGTGCATGCCGCTGCTGGTGCGGCTGCTGGAGGCCAAGTCGAGCGGCGCGCGGGAGGTGGCGGCGCAGGCGACGGCGACGCTGATGAGCTGCCCGGCGAACGCGAGGGACGTGAAGAAGGACGAGAAGAGCGTGCCGAACCTGGTGCAGCTGCTGGACCCGAGCCCGGGGAACACGGCCAAGAAGTACGCCATCTCCTGCCTCCTGGCGCTGTCGGCGAGCAAGCGGTGCAAGAAGCTGATGATCGCGCAGGGCGCCATCGGGTACCTGAAGAAGCTCTCCGAGATGGACGTGGCCGGCGCCAAGAAGCTGCTCGAGAAGCTGGAGCGTGGCAAGCTGCGCACCCTATTCACCAGGAAGTAA